A genomic region of Tsukamurella pulmonis contains the following coding sequences:
- the fdxA gene encoding ferredoxin encodes MTYTIAEPCVDVLDKACIEECPVDCIYEGNRMLYIQPDECVDCGACEPVCPVEAIFYEDDVPDEWAEYVTANIDFFNEIGSPGGAAKQGKIDYDHPFIKALPPMNTEH; translated from the coding sequence GTGACGTACACCATCGCAGAGCCCTGTGTGGATGTGCTCGACAAGGCATGTATCGAGGAGTGCCCCGTCGACTGTATCTACGAGGGCAACCGGATGCTGTACATCCAGCCCGACGAGTGCGTGGACTGCGGCGCCTGTGAGCCGGTGTGCCCCGTCGAGGCGATCTTCTACGAGGACGACGTGCCGGACGAGTGGGCCGAGTACGTGACCGCGAACATCGATTTCTTCAACGAGATCGGTTCGCCCGGCGGTGCCGCCAAGCAGGGGAAGATCGACTACGACCACCCCTTCATCAAGGCGCTCCCGCCCATGAACACCGAGCACTGA